The Deltaproteobacteria bacterium genomic sequence TGATGAGCGTTGCCGCCGGTTTTTCGACGGTCGGGGTCATACCGGTGGTGACCACCTACGCCGTCTTCGCCTCCATGCGGGCCTGCGAGCAGGCGCGAAACTCCATCGCCTACCCGCGCTTCAACGTGAAGATCGCGGCAAGCCACGTGGGCGTTGACACCGGTCCCGACGGGCCGAGCCACCAGTGCATGGAGGATGTGGCCGTCTACCGGGCCATACCGGGTTTCACGGTCCTCGCTCCCGGCGACCCGGCCGAGACGGAGGCCGCCGTGGAGGCCATGCTCGACCACGACGGACCGGTCTACATGCGGACGGGCCGCAGCCCCTTTCCCCCGGTGCCGGGCCATCCCCCGGACTTCGAGATCGGCAGGGGCAAGGTCATACGTGACGGGAGCGACGCCACCGTAATGGCCACCGGAGTCATGGTCCACAGGGCGTGGGCCGCGGCGTCGATGCTCGAGGAGGAAGGGATCGGTGTCAGGGTGGTGAACATGTCTACGCTCAAGCCCATCGACGAGGAGCTCGTAGTGCGGTGTGCGCGCGAGACTAAGGGCATCGTCACGGCCGAGGACCACACGCGCCTGGGCGGGCTCGGCTCGGCCGTGGCCGAGGTCCTTGCGCTGCGCGGCGGCGCGAGGCTCGCCATGGTGGCCATCGACGACCGTTTCGCCGAGAGCGGAGACCCGGCGGACCTCGCCCGCAAGTACGGTCTCA encodes the following:
- a CDS encoding transketolase family protein, which gives rise to MEKVSLREAFGRALVELGRRRDDFVVFDADVAGGTCTNLFREVFPERFFQCGIAEQNMMSVAAGFSTVGVIPVVTTYAVFASMRACEQARNSIAYPRFNVKIAASHVGVDTGPDGPSHQCMEDVAVYRAIPGFTVLAPGDPAETEAAVEAMLDHDGPVYMRTGRSPFPPVPGHPPDFEIGRGKVIRDGSDATVMATGVMVHRAWAAASMLEEEGIGVRVVNMSTLKPIDEELVVRCARETKGIVTAEDHTRLGGLGSAVAEVLALRGGARLAMVAIDDRFAESGDPADLARKYGLTHEHIAAKVRGLLEERR